The sequence below is a genomic window from Macadamia integrifolia cultivar HAES 741 chromosome 1, SCU_Mint_v3, whole genome shotgun sequence.
TGGTGTCAAAATTATATGCGGAGAGGCAGTGAGGTGTAGTGAGCGGGATCGTCCTAGCTGTTAGATGCTCAATGCACTTCACCGCTCATTGGTGGATAATTTGGACTCTAATTAATAGGCATTGAGTACCCTATCTGGCTGTAGCATACCTTATTGCCTCCCTATATCTATCTCTCTACTTCCCACAATAAATggcagatatgtcatttcataatagtgaggagagagatagacacatggggACACTAGCTACTTAGCCTGAAaatgttctttctccctaattaataatttttttttaaggtgaagaaaataatttattaaaataacaaagaatatGAAACCATAAGTTGTGAAACAAGCCAATTAGCGAGAAACTAAGAGGCACCACAAAAGCCTTTGACAAGGcggaggaaaagaaaatacaatgaTCATATGATCAACCACAAATTAAGTTTCTTATTCCTTGGAGTGAAGGTAGTACAGGGCAAATCTTAAACGACAACTCCAATCAAAATAGACATAATGACCATCCaaatcatcaattttttttcatggcACTTCAAAGATTTCTTAGCCTATGTTTGGAAgtcaagaaaaaatgaaaaaaaaaaaaaaaaaaagaatttggggagaaagatagacacataaaaaatcattatttaattctaaattttgttttattatatatatgtatatatatatatatatatatatattttttNNNNNNNNNNNNNNNNNNNNttttttttcttttcttttcttaatttttttttttctttacttttcttaacTACCAAATATAGCTTTAGAGTCATGCGGAAGGCAAGCTGAAAAAACATGTTACCAATGCAAAAGATAGGAGATTCCAAAATCAAATCCATGATGACACCACTTAACTTAGACACCAAAAGTTCCTCAAAGAAATGATTGATGAACTATCAGCCTCAGGATTTACATTGCGCTGGGGAGCCATTTCAGATTGGAGACTTAGGGAAAGAATTGTAATAAAGTCTCCCTCACACCCAGCTTCTGGACTCATATAGCCCTCATCTTATTAGCGGATTCAAATTACACACATTAGGAAAAATTCGAAGGTAGAGCAAAAAATTTGGACCATTGAGAGCTAGTAAATTTTTTCAATAGCTTATCCAAGATTGACCGTAAATTTGTTGTCGAATCGACCACTCTATTTGAACTGTAACAGTCTAACCATCAAACCATGTCTCTTATGCaacagcattttttttttttataccatCACCATTAAATAAActtctctaccaaaaaaaaaaaccattaaatAAACTTGTTACCATGATAATTTTACCTCCATAGTATATTTTATTTAGCGGCAGTCTAGAGCAACATATGACGGCGGAATATTTACCGTTGCTCTAtgaatttgttttatttatttcaataattttttttttataataaatttctcacttctcattgAGCGATGGTATATAAATTttcatgaatagaaaaaaaaaaacctagccTAACCCCAATGTCACCCTCAACCCCTTGttaacaattcggccgaataattcacgaattattcggccgaacagATTTTTTCcgtattaaataaaaaattctgaccgaatccgaattaaaaataaaattcggtaaaaaaatgcactttttactaatttgattttaaaacacgaataattcggccgaatctaattaaaccgaattattcggtccacttaaacaatatttaaaaaaaaaaaacaaacaaacacaaagtcatatatgaaacccacggtacccaccatcgaaatatatatatatttttttcatctttttctcccccaaatttccgcctccttcccatcttttttctccacctaattcttctgtcACAATCGTACAAATCTactatttatttcatttctttctcataacttcatcagttaatcctaagataggggagatatcaagtattgatggataatttgaggttctaggggaccaggacagattcatatcgccgtatcaatcaatcttcttttatattgttgctttaattgtgaaaaattagtgcgttttagtgcaatatgggttttgtgaacccaagcaaaaggatagtgaaaattttttgtggtcaatttatttatttgttttattatagTTGTAATCTTGTTTTTACTGTTTTGGGgtctaatctatttcatgagtagaaattggattacaataaccattgcttctattgctcaatgacaattttttcatagttttttactttgttATATAaagtaattttctctttctaagtatacaaatcaagttaataacttgataaataaaaaaaatataataaaatataaaaataatatccgaattttttgtctgacttttaattttttaatcgaataattctcgaatccaaatccgactccgatttttattttttccacttttttgacTGAgtccttaaattaaccaatcgaattatttcaaataattctccgcccaaataattcccgaatccaaatctgcCAACTATGCCCTCAACCAGTCACGAAACTATTTGACTAAGGCCGGCACTGTTCAATGGCATATAATTTAGTGTTTGTACCGGCAGTGTCATTTGGTCAAACCTCCATAGTGACCATAGTGGAAGATGGATCAGGTTCTTCTACGAGCACCACTCTCGTACCATCTTGATCCGTACATGCATGCACACAGAATCCAGTTAGAATCCATAGCAGCGCTGGATTTTCATATGTGTGGATCAAGAATGAGAATGGTTCTtatacgagaacctgatccgcaCTCCCTGTAGTGTGCTCCCTTAATCcctcaacagacctgaaatcagtgttagccaactcaagtcgaatttcagtacttaacccactgatatatcgcatcacccgttgctggtctgtctcttgaagtcgacaccttgagcGGAGAGCTTTAATAGAAATAGACGGTCTTAATAAGTTTCACAATatatcatagttagcaaaaaagGTACTGGCAAAAAAATGGTAATGGGCGGTATgagttttaaacagtaaaaattCTGAATGATgcgataaaaaaaaacaaagaatagtaaaaaaaagaaaacagataGTATGAGTTTTAAACGTATAGATTTTAAACAAAcgggagcaaaaaaaaaatgtaacatacTGAtgtaaattaagaaaagaacaCATGAATATGTGCATctaataatgttaaaaaaaactataatatccaacattaatgcatatatatcccATGACTCATTAtgtataaattttaaaacatatcattgaatatcatctaacaccaattttaaattcataaaCCACAAATCTCCAAAGTCTTATTAAGCAATGTGGCTTAACTATGATATTGTTCATTGTTATCAACACatatagtcaacacactctcggAGTGATGCATGTACAGTTGGAgttgggagtcatcactttagaaacacttATCATCAAATACATAAGTTTGTAACTCAATTTTGGAATTTGTGCATTGAATTTGGGTTAAAGGTGatatcatgaaaaatataggcttttttttttttttttttttttttaacgacgggtatccaggccttcggcctgactagtcccgtgggcccatactgaccccacaactgcatggactaaatcatatcggggttgaatgagaaccattcaacttttactgaaagTAGTGAGGGGCACTAAACAACCCCGTGTGAGTGGttcaaggtgtgcctagtgggagtcaaacttaacACATATGAAtttatggctcgtaccaagttcgttgctcaccaactgtgctatcCCCTTGGGGTTGAGAAATATAAaccattgagttagcttcatgTTAGCAAAAAGAATTGATTGATCAGagttcaagagagagagattgtcaATTAAGTaaacattatgttcaacaaatCAAATCTTAGAAAACATCAGGAAAAGGAGAACGTATTTTAAATGCATcttaaacgtgtttagaatgAAAATACTTATGTTTTAACTTATCTCCCAAtatctttgaaaaaatatacgataaaacgtgttttaaacaatATGAAATGTAAACACGTTCAAAACGGGACGCATTTTGCTAACAGAGCATCGTATTCCACTATTTCCACACCGCGGCGGCGGTCGACGTTCAATTCTGGTTTCTGTTGTGGTCGCCTTGGAACTTCATTACCATTGCATGTTCCATGTCAATTCTGTTTCAGGACTAAGCATTAAAATCATGAAGCGAAGTCTATGTTGCCAGCTGGCACTGGCTTTTCGACCAGTTTTGACCGATTCTTCGGCATCCCAAAATCATAGTCTACGATCACCTAGTTGTGTGCTCACTTATCTCGTATTTTAATGGTTGATTGGTGTTTTAGGACACAAATTCTTAACGGATTCCAATCATGAGGTAGAACCAACTTAAGAGGAAAGGGTAAAAACAATGAACCAAATGCCACTGAACAAAGACTATGACAGGTCCAAGTCTTCTcttaatcttttctttcttttcacatTGAAGCAAATGGGGCGGTTCAACCTGGACCGAACTCACCTAATCCTTCTTGATTTAGTTTGGATTTGAGTTTTATGAAACCggtagaaatcaaaattaaaaacagtgattggaagaaaaagaggagtaTCTGCAAAACAACATGGGTTTTGCTCTAACTAAAGCTACTACATTCGCATCCCATCCTTGACTTGAAATCTCTCAGACCCTAATATGCACCCAAACATAGCAAGatgataccaaaaaaaataaaaaaactgaaccaaaaattttcttaacGGTTTGGTTTGAAATTAGTTCAATAACAGACAAAAATCAATTCAACTTAATTGAAAATCAGACCAAAACGACGGATTGACTCCTTGGACCAGAACCATGGTGGATCTTTAGAATATCCCACTATCTATAGAGAAGCCAAAATATACCACGAGGTCCACGACCAAAGCAAGATCCCCGCTGCCAATAACCTTCCGCCATGTGTGTCAACGGAAGAAACTTCAAAGCCATCCTCTCACCAACTTACGTTGGTCTAGCACAAAAAAATAGACTTACCCAAATGTAAACACGCGCTTAGCCTTAACCCGAGCAGCGAACCTCAACACCATATAAAGAGTAAAACCCTCTTCCAAACCCTACCACCATATATCGTAAGTTGAAGTCTTCAAAACAAAACTCCAAAAGAAAAAGCTCTCGCCCGAGACACGTTTCCGATATCTTTGTTGTTACCATTTACGTTTGGGTTCTGAAGCAGAGATGATGAAGGGTTCGAGGATGGCCGGTCAGCTGCTGAAACAGCTCGGCCCACGGTTCTTTTCCACGGTAACCCTGGGCGAACCGGCTACAGAGATTCTGACCAACGGGACTTGTTCTAGTTTCTTCCACACAACTACAACGAAAACGGGTGTACCAGTACGAACCAGCATGGCTTCGGTCAGGTTCCCAGCGGTTGGTGTACGGCATAGAAGTACCATAGCCATGAACaaggaaggggaagagaaagaagtgaAAACCGGTTCTGGTTCAACCGGGGTTGAACCGGAGGAGAAGGCGATGATCACTAGCTTCTGGGGGATATCTCCTTCTAAGGTCACTAAGGAGGATGGGACGGACTGGAAGTGGAGCTGCTTCAGGGTATGTTACGTTCAAccctttttttcacttttcgaAAGAAAATGGAGATGGGTGTTTTCGTCATTTCagttttcttatttaattatgaaaattatttatttatttttggttttgggggTTCTTGGTGAAGCCATGGGAGACGTACAAAGCGAATACTTCAATAGATCTGAAGAAGCACCACATCCCAACTACGTTATTGGATAAATTAGCTTACTGGACTGTCAAGACTCTAAGATACCCAACTGATCTCTTCTTCAAGGTATAtatgctttcttttcttattatttttcccattgcctgtttgttttattataaaattttatgtgTAAACATTATTTTCCTACTTTTTCAAtgaatttttttgtattttatgctaaaacaaacaatgaaaaaatattattataaaaaataattttccttCGGCCTGTATAATCACATGCACCGAAATGAAACAGTTCCCTTCCCATATGGGTTTATAAATAACCCCTTaggttttttgtgtttttcaaaatatcctTTCAAAATGAAATTCTATTTCGACACCTGCAAttacatgaataaaaaaattctaactGTTTTTTAGGTTGTACTAAAATTTTGTCTTCCTTAatgagaggatgaaattttgtatTGAAGTAAAAGATGGAAAACCTTTTCAAAATGCTTATGTAATTTGAATTTCGTGGTATTTCATAGTGGAAGGGTGTAAATTTCAACTTAAACCTAGATTCCGTGTAATAGTGAGAGAATTGAAAATTCAATCTTCCCACAGGTCAAAAGATAGTATCTTGTCCCTCTTGGGACACAGTTACACAAACACAAGTTTTGTGCTTCTCTATATGTTCGATTAAGGGAAGACAAGTGTTTCTTTATTCATCTAATAAAATTGACAAGTAGGGGCTAATCCCTTTAATGTAAGACAAGTTTTAACAAAATTGTATGAGTAACAGTCAACCGAAGGGTTTGGGATCAAGACCCAAAGCGGACAATATTTACATGGACATGATGTTGACCCCTGACCTCATCAAATGGTgaccaattttgaattttccacGTTTTCTTTACGTGGGTAGTTGGGTTATAATGACTTGATGCTTGACTCGGATGAGTTCCATTCAAATTGAGTCGATTAGTTTCATTCCGAGTGGAGTCGAGTTCTAAATTTGATGAGCTTTTCTCTCTTATTACAGACACGATACGATAGCCGGGCTATGTTGCTTGAAACAGTGGCAGCCGTGCCAGGCATGGCTGGAGGAATGCTTTTGCACCTAAAGTCCCTCAGGCGATTCGAACACAGTGGAGGATGGATTAAAGCTCTGTTAGAAGAAGCAGAGAACGAGCGAATGCACCTTATGACTTTTCAAGAGATTTCTCAGCCGAGATGGTTCGATCGAGCTCTTGTCTTCGCAGTTCAAGGAGTGTTCTTCAATGCTTACTTCCTGGGTTACTTGATCTCCCCCAAGTTCGCTCACCGAGTAGTAGGATACTTGGAAGAAGAAGCGATTCACACCTACACTGAGTTCTTGAAGGAACTTGATAATGGTAATATCAAGAATGTCCCAGCGCCGGCTATCGCCATCGATTACTGGCAGATGGCGCCGGACTCTACACTCCGGGATGTCGTCGTCGTCTTGAGGGCCGATGAGGCACATCATCGTGATGTCAATCATTTCGCATCGGTAAGAATTTTGCTCGCTTTCTTAGTGTTATTTCTAATTGAGTCTCTCCACCTAATAGCTTAAGTTTTTAAATTAAGCAATACAATATGATATACTTGATTAAACATTTAGTCATAATCACCTCAATGGGCTAGTGACTACTCATAAGGAAGtgttaccaaaaagaaaaaagaaaaaagacaacTCATAAGGAAGAAGGTCCAGGTCTAGAATTCTAAGAGCCACCTATTGGGTAACCAATTCAACCATTGGGCATGGTCTGGTTTTCGAATGCTTATGCTTGAGAAACCATTCAATACAGCCCATACATATTGATATCAGCATCGACCAAAACCGTTATCCCTGTACGGATATTAATAACCGTGATTGAGACTAACGAATGGTTTGTTTTAAATGTCTTGGTTACAGGACATACACTACCAAGGACTTGAACTAAGGGAAGCCCCTGCTCCAATTGGATATCACTAAAGTCTTGCAATGGAGGGACAACATTGAATTTAGAGGGGGAAAAAGTTAAGAAGTGAAAAGTTTGAAGCATAgtaaatttgtttttatttattcattcaatGAGATGTTGAAGAATAGCATTTTGTTCCAATAAATATGTTACGAGTTCTTTTTCTATCTACCACTTTCTTCTTGTAAATATATAAATTTATCAATAAATGTTGTTGATTATTTCGTCATTTCTGCCCTTCTACTTAATTTTACCCTTCGTTTTCCAAATTTTCCTTTGGTTGATGCTAAGGGCATCAACTTGACAAATTTCCTTTGAGTCATTTTTTGCCAATACCAATGATATGTATGAGTATGAATCAGCTGATTCGATATTGATACGATTTTGAAAACTATAAATACAAGTGTCAAGGTGTAATACATGGTCGGCAAAGGGTATTTGACTAAAATTTGAATTATCTAGAAAATTATTATTCAACtcgattaaataatcaattaatgattttgagggtttttgaaGTTTAAAAATGTTCTAAAGAATGAGGAAAAAAGTTAATACAACTTAGAAAGATAGACTAAtagcaaattatattcattggggAGAGAAAGATCAGGATTACATAAGTCAGAGAGTAAacggatagttgaaaatccaaatccGATCCGCATCCATATTCGTTTAAGGGTATCTATATCTAATCAGGAAATATCTAGATCCGAACACATCCGATCTGAATTTAATCCATATccaatccatttacatccctaattgAATGAAGGAATCAAATTAGACAGAAGACTAATACACAGTATCCTCTTAttgcttcttctctctctctttctttctttctttctttttttttttttcaaaccgtAAAATAAAACCCGAAACAAATGAATTAATAGTTATAAAAGAGAATAATGTAGTCTGGAGACATGGCGACCTATTGGATGACATTTGATTTCACTACAAACTCCATATTAACATTATCTGCAACCACAAAGTTATAAGATATTGACTCATTCCACTAGTAAGCTCCTTGGTATGATTCTTTAATGAATTCCAATGAATGGACTTGTTAACAACCaacaagaaaggaagaaaataaaagagaacacGACAAAAAAGTACACACAAAATTTGGGTCCCTCAGGCATGTGTTTGTTGCTCAGTCCATTATTGCAAGTGAAGATGAAGATACAAACCACATAAACAATGGATTACTAAATTGCACATGAAACTGCCAGCTGTATTGGAGGACCACAAACATGAAGAAGTCAGTCAACTCATCCATTATTATGTTATATAAGTATTTAGAAAAGATCATGCacatctttcttcttgtttcttctccaaatttatttttttctctgaaTCAAGCAATTCTTTATTAAACATAGATGGTTGATCAAACAAAAATGTCTTTTCAAATGTGAGGCCATCTCATTGTCACTTGTCACAGAGAATCCTCCTAGTTCTGTGTGATATTCtctttttaaatgtttttttcatctttcattctctcttttcagattactatttcattttttcatctGTTTCACAATGTAACTTTGTAAAGTTCTTCATTGTATAAGAAAACCTTGCTCCCTCTAGTCAGTACAAACTGAGAGAGCCAATACAGAGCCTTCAACTTGATTATCTAAAACCACAAGAGTTTTGACTCGTCAGCCACCTCACCATCACCTACCATAGAAAAGAATCCTTCTAATTCTGTGTGATATTCTCTTTCCATTATctctttctttccaaaaatgaaCTATTTCCATTCTTTCATTGTTTTCATCTATATCCCAGTAACTTTGTAAAGTTGTTCATCATATAAGAAAAACTACTACTCTCTAACAGGTACAAACTGAGAGAACCAACTACAGAACCTCCACCTTGTTTATCTATAACCACAGATGGTATGGTCAGTCTCACAGAACAACTAGGACCGACCACTGGAGTGGTCCTTACCTTTTCAAACATGACAAATTCCCAGTTATTCTTACGTTTGGTTGTTTTATTGGTGGGCACCTATGGCATGCAtcatctttgtttcttttctgcATTATCTATCATGTGTTTcaaaaatgaaatgatgaagacACCTAGCTCATCTATGTTTAAATCCGGATTTATTATTTTAGTCTTCTATTATATCTCCCAAGGCTTTCTCTGTGCTGTATCTGCACTTGGATCCTATCAATCGAAATTGTAAGTATTACCAGATTAACACACTTGCAGCTCCATGAGGTTAGGAATCAATCATCTTGTTTGGTTTTTCATGTATTTCAGTAACCAGAAAATTACTAACTGTTCAAATTTGCATGAACATGGAGTGCAACTGCAAGTTTCTGCATCAAATTTCCACGCAGAAACCCAATACCTCCACTTCATAGACCACCTTCATTCAGCATCACACCTAGGCTTCCTAACAGTCTCTGTCTCCCATAAAGACGAGGCaaatttcaatgcaaaaatgGCACAGAACATAAAAAGAACAACAAAGATGTCAAGTTGaagacaaaagaagaagaaaagagagagtaaCTCATCAACCTCTGCAACCATTTATTCCAATTACAACGGTCCACCTGGACACTACTTGGGCTGCTCCACCCTGGACCAACCCCTATCCCTGTCACGACAAGCCCATGTGGGATCATGTAACATGTACAATATAAGAATAAATcattaaataaagagaaaacagAGAAACATGCAGTGCTAACAATCACTATCACTTGGACTACTACCATTCCTACCAAAAATTTCCTTACACAAGAATGAAGAAATGAGACTGTACATATACGATGCCGATAAGGCATGACGCCAGCATCAATATAGTTTCGGTGTATGATGAGAGTATAGGAGAAAATTGAACAACTGAAGGTCCAGAATCTGAATTTTATTAGGAAAGAATTCAACAGAATTCAAGAAGGAACTGAAGGGGCATCTAGTTTCTCTCTCGTTGTACACAAGAGCTGGAAAGGAGTATTTGCAAAGTGAAAATCTCACAAGGCTGCAGCATAACCATCAGAAGATGCCAGGGAAAAGCAGGCAGAAGAAGAATTTGAATATGAGCTCTGGAGATCGGGACACGGTTCTGGGAACACAGAGTCAGAAAATCCCAATACATTTGAACAGAACCATGAACTAGAAGTGCCAGAAGTGATAAATAAAGAGATATTGGAAAGACAGATTGAGGTGAAAGGAGACTCTTGAATTCCTTCAAGATCTCCAGCAACAGTGATGTTTGTGCCAATAATGTTTTTCAAGGTGATGTGATCAATAACTGGCAGAGCATTTGGATCAAACTCGTCATCTGGGTGGGATCCAAATTGACCAGTGGCTTTTAGTGCCTCGTAGACATTTTCCATTTCTATATATGACAAAAGAATGTCTTTTATATAACCGCCTCTGCCCTTGGTAGTTTTGAATGCAATACCACTGAAGGAATTCTGTATGTGCAGGCCCTCCACGATAATGTCAGAGATGCCACCAGACATTTCGCTACCGAAGGCCAGGGCAGAACCCCTAGAACCTTGAAGTTGAGACCATCTGACGTGAACATTTCTGGTTGGTCTTCCATATGCAATGCCATACTCATCCCAACCACTCTTAAGCGCAATAGCATCATAACCCATGCTAATATTGGAGTGCTCAATGCACACATTGTCAGaagaatctgaaaaaaaaatgagattcatGCAACTTAAACGAGGATAAAATGCTACAGACCTTTCATGTTATCTATTCAAAACAGAAGGAAACA
It includes:
- the LOC122083865 gene encoding ubiquinol oxidase 2, mitochondrial-like, whose product is MMKGSRMAGQLLKQLGPRFFSTVTLGEPATEILTNGTCSSFFHTTTTKTGVPVRTSMASVRFPAVGVRHRSTIAMNKEGEEKEVKTGSGSTGVEPEEKAMITSFWGISPSKVTKEDGTDWKWSCFRPWETYKANTSIDLKKHHIPTTLLDKLAYWTVKTLRYPTDLFFKTRYDSRAMLLETVAAVPGMAGGMLLHLKSLRRFEHSGGWIKALLEEAENERMHLMTFQEISQPRWFDRALVFAVQGVFFNAYFLGYLISPKFAHRVVGYLEEEAIHTYTEFLKELDNGNIKNVPAPAIAIDYWQMAPDSTLRDVVVVLRADEAHHRDVNHFASDIHYQGLELREAPAPIGYH